In the genome of Pichia kudriavzevii chromosome 4, complete sequence, one region contains:
- a CDS encoding uncharacterized protein (PKUD0D06020; similar to Saccharomyces cerevisiae YJR056C; ancestral locus Anc_1.502), translating to MDLSNLSNNLPLYQEPSEDAINEISKELSDEFKLGARSIAALYRLSNTKNSLLIAKGYLDCLNDFSRLLEGDQITSLSELKELINTKKKDLSPSQSNSGQKKQEKFENKHKGSEISIEEQTSFPPLADNSFRFTFNDPTNLQFKPSTLSSFTNTETIKNQENHTKGKKYTVKASPGSITYHSNSSSDEEVAETDDDDASFDDTLNIFAKRKLHAHTSSKKKQKHTE from the coding sequence ATGGATCTGAGCAATTTGTCGAACAACCTCCCTCTGTACCAAGAGCCATCTGAGGATGCTATAAATGAAATAAGTAAGGAACTCTCTGACGAGTTCAAATTGGGTGCCAGATCTATAGCCGCATTATACAGATTGTCAAATACTAAAAACAGCTTGTTAATTGCCAAGGGATACTTGGACTGCTTGAATGACTTCTCAAGACTTTTAGAAGGCGATCAAATCACTAGTCTAAGTGAGCTGAAGGAGCTAATCAAtacgaaaaagaaggaCTTGTCTCCCAGTCAGTCCAATTCAGGACAGAAAAAGCAggaaaagtttgaaaataagCACAAAGGTTCAGAGATCAGCATAGAAGAACAAACCTCATTTCCGCCTTTGGCTGATAATTCATTTAGGTTTACCTTTAATGATCCAAcaaatcttcaattcaAACCCTCAACACTGTCTTCATTTACAAATACAGAGACAATTaaaaatcaagagaatCACACCAAAGGTAAGAAGTATACGGTTAAAGCAAGCCCTGGTAGTATAACATACCACTCTAACTCATCTTCTGATGAGGAAGTCGCTGAAACTGACGACGACGATGCGTCCTTTGATGACACACTGAATATTTTTgccaaaagaaaattgcatGCCCATACATCaagcaagaagaaacaaaaacacacagaataa
- a CDS encoding uncharacterized protein (PKUD0D06030): MTVNDSLMSDNSGNYTNYSNSPTILASEPSDIGTHTNPMHRFSRGMNFTANPLYQHNRQRYLNNQAALSHQPQQQQPQSRRVKRRNSEASEHFKKIKQTSGSYNQTPIDQLTLDNIDLSEYPKFNHPEGGIIQFTPIGNIRTFISDNNIVNRVIEQNSTFDLNQTEKGIDGYKLYFEHVQMNTSPSNEIEGYMRTGYSNPITSNSYYSNAPSSYPNNFDYDCDSDLEEDDYMN; the protein is encoded by the coding sequence ATGACTGTGAACGACTCCCTCATGTCTGATAACTCTGGAAATTATACAAACTATTCAAATTCTCCTACAATATTGGCGTCAGAACCTTCAGATATAGGTACCCACACCAATCCAATGCATCGTTTCAGCAGAGGTATGAACTTCACAGCAAATCCATTGTACCAACACAACCGCCAAAGGTATCTCAATAATCAGGCTGCTCTATCTCACCAACcacagcagcagcaaccACAGTCAAGAAGAGTAAAGAGAAGAAACTCAGAAGCATCCgaacatttcaaaaaaataaaacaaacatCGGGGTCGTATAATCAAACGCCAATTGACCAGTTAACATTGGACAATATTGATTTATCAGAGTACCCAAAGTTCAACCATCCAGAAGGTGGAATTATTCAGTTTACCCCTATAGGTAACATCAGAACGTTTATTAGTGACAATAATATCGTAAACAGGGTAATTGAACAAAACTCAACGTTCGATTTGAACCAAACCGAGAAGGGAATTGACGGATATAAGCTCTACTTTGAACATGTTCAAATGAATACATCTCCTTCCAATGAAATTGAGGGCTATATGAGAACGGGCTATTCTAACCCGATAACGTCAAATTCTTATTATAGCAATGCTCCATCGTCTTATCCCAACAACTTTGACTATGATTGTGACTCTGATTTGGAAGAGGACGACTACATGAACTGA